One window of the Benincasa hispida cultivar B227 chromosome 3, ASM972705v1, whole genome shotgun sequence genome contains the following:
- the LOC120072575 gene encoding BAHD acyltransferase DCR-like: MPSSSTAILSNSTVFPDRKSAVKKLKLSVSDLPMLSCHYIQKGVLLTSPPSSFSDLIFSLKRSLSAALSHFPALAGRLTTDHDGAIYLVCNDAGVNFIEAKAKHLSLDSLLSPLDVPICFRAFFAFDRTLSYLGHNKPLAAVQVTELADGVFIGCTVNHSVADGTSFWHFFNTFAEINLGKGKISRSPDFSRDTAFNSPAVLKFPPGGPTETFAGNSRLRERIFHFSREAILRLKFRANGVSFPWKRMDNGNCDAVENFGKQSNDGWKIVNGKQNGNVSDGKLEISSFQSLSAQLWRSVTRARKLNPTKTTTFRMAVNCRHRLQPPMPSLYFGNAIQSIPTVALVGELLSKDLGWCGALLHRNVAAHNDARVRRGIADWEKEPRLFPLGNSDGASMTMGSSPRFPMYNNDFGWGKPVAVRSGGANKFDGKISAFPGREGNGSVDLEVVLAPETMAGLEIDPEFMQYVSATV, encoded by the coding sequence ATGCCTTCTTCATCCACTGCCATTCTCTCAAACTCCACTGTCTTCCCCGATCGGAAATCCGCCGTTAAAAAACTCAAGCTCTCTGTCTCCGACCTTCCCATGCTCTCTTGTCACTACATACAGAAAGGCGTTCTTCTAACCTCTCCTCCCTCCTCCTTCTCCgaccttattttctctctcaaacGCTCTCTCTCCGCCGCTCTCTCTCACTTTCCTGCCCTCGCCGGCCGCCTCACCACCGACCACGACGGCGCTATTTACCTCGTCTGTAATGACGCCGGTGTCAATTTCATCGAGGCTAAGGCCAAACACCTGTCGCTCGACTCACTTCTTTCTCCTCTTGATGTTCCGATTTGCTTCAGGGCATTCTTCGCCTTCGATCGGACTTTGAGTTATTTAGGCCATAATAAGCCTTTGGCCGCGGTGCAAGTCACTGAGCTCGCCGATGGCGTCTTCATTGGATGCACCGTCAACCACTCCGTCGCCGACGGCACTTCGTTCTGGCATTTTTTCAATACATTTGCAGAGATTAATTTAGGAAAGGGGAAAATCTCTAGGTCGCCGGATTTTAGCCGGGACACGGCGTTTAACTCGCCGGCAGTCTTGAAATTTCCACCCGGTGGTCCGACGGAGACATTCGCCGGAAATTCACGGCTGCGGGagagaatttttcattttagcAGAGAAGCAATTTTGAGGCTGAAATTCAGAGCGAATGGAGTTAGTTTCCCATGGAAACGAATGGATAACGGAAATTGCGACGCCGTCGAGAATTTCGGGAAGCAATCGAATGACGGTTGGAAAATCGTTAACGGAAAGCAGAACGGCAACGTTTCAGATGGGAAATTGGAAATTTCCTCTTTCCAATCCCTCAGTGCGCAGTTATGGCGTTCGGTGACGAGGGCAAGGAAACTGAACCCAACGAAAACGACGACGTTTCGAATGGCCGTGAACTGCCGCCACCGCCTGCAGCCGCCGATGCCGTCGCTTTACTTCGGAAACGCAATACAGAGCATCCCAACCGTCGCTTTGGTCGGCGAGCTTCTTTCCAAAGACTTAGGCTGGTGCGGCGCTTTGCTCCACCGGAACGTGGCGGCGCACAACGACGCGAGGGTGCGTCGTGGCATCGCCGATTGGGAGAAAGAGCCGCGATTGTTTCCGCTCGGCAACTCCGATGGCGCGTCGATGACGATGGGAAGCTCGCCGAGATTTCCGATGTACAACAATGATTTTGGATGGGGCAAGCCGGTGGCGGTTCGAAGCGGCGGTGCGAATAAGTTTGACGGTAAGATCTCGGCATTTCCTGGTCGGGAAGGGAATGGAAGTGTGGATTTGGAGGTGGTTTTGGCGCCGGAAACAATGGCAGGTCTTGAAATTGACCCAGAGTTTATGCAATATGTATCGGCTACTGTGTGA